From Leptotrichia wadei, one genomic window encodes:
- a CDS encoding XkdQ/YqbQ family protein, producing MAGKTRNSKRNRKSKKDDKDPKNNKGKKTENSKTSKKKKKEKKPIKASNVLKEKNKLEKTFTLTVPGIPILHAGDLVSIPKNSTGIAGIFEVKSVNHNFSQKYSFYGINIYFMSLTLELVKELESEE from the coding sequence ATGGCTGGAAAAACTAGAAATTCAAAACGTAACAGAAAAAGTAAAAAAGATGACAAAGATCCAAAAAATAACAAAGGCAAAAAGACTGAAAATTCTAAAACATCTAAAAAAAAGAAAAAAGAGAAAAAACCGATAAAAGCGTCAAATGTCTTAAAGGAGAAAAATAAACTTGAGAAGACTTTTACTTTAACCGTTCCAGGAATACCTATTTTACATGCTGGGGATTTAGTAAGTATTCCTAAAAACAGTACAGGAATTGCTGGAATATTTGAAGTTAAAAGCGTTAATCATAATTTTAGCCAAAAGTACAGCTTTTATGGGATAAATATTTATTTTATGAGTTTAACTTTGGAGCTGGTAAAAGAGTTAGAAAGTGAGGAATAA
- a CDS encoding DUF2634 domain-containing protein, whose translation MLPNSAITALDTYSRNKNIEYDNSNIYFDLKWDFKKGDFVYEKGTPVLLITKKEIVKQWIIKCLIVTKNAWRVYYKDVFPFGIGINKYRGINPLYQDYAQSEIKREILTALKEHEYIKSINNYYSDFKEDRLTFEFDVILKDEEETLNISETFEFDNLL comes from the coding sequence ATGTTACCTAATTCAGCAATTACAGCACTTGATACATATTCTAGAAATAAAAATATTGAGTATGATAATTCTAACATTTATTTTGATTTGAAATGGGATTTTAAAAAAGGCGATTTTGTTTATGAAAAAGGTACTCCTGTTCTTTTAATAACAAAGAAAGAAATTGTAAAGCAGTGGATTATAAAGTGCTTAATTGTTACTAAAAATGCTTGGAGAGTTTACTACAAGGATGTTTTTCCTTTTGGTATTGGAATAAATAAGTATCGTGGAATAAATCCGCTTTATCAGGATTATGCACAAAGTGAAATAAAACGTGAAATACTAACTGCACTTAAAGAACACGAGTATATAAAATCTATTAATAATTATTATTCAGATTTTAAAGAGGATAGACTGACATTTGAGTTTGATGTAATTTTAAAAGATGAAGAAGAAACTCTAAATATCAGTGAAACTTTTGAATTTGACAATCTTTTATAG
- a CDS encoding DUF2577 family protein, producing MKDKVLQPDEAKYSEPSKAFDNLAKILRKNFDNPDWNGPFLGKIVKAPPNLEVQIDERIILKADRIVVAWEKVAGYTREFEVKGDIEIDVTDSENQDSGGNIHNKIKAKGTYKASGTNKWTDELKVGDEVILNEFKNQKKFYLVDKAYYYKAGE from the coding sequence ATGAAAGACAAAGTATTGCAACCTGATGAGGCAAAATATTCTGAGCCTAGCAAGGCATTCGATAATTTAGCTAAAATTTTAAGGAAGAACTTTGACAATCCTGACTGGAATGGTCCTTTCTTAGGAAAAATTGTAAAAGCACCTCCAAACTTGGAAGTTCAAATTGATGAAAGAATAATATTAAAAGCAGACAGAATTGTTGTAGCTTGGGAGAAAGTGGCTGGATATACTAGAGAATTTGAAGTTAAGGGAGATATTGAAATAGATGTAACTGATAGTGAAAATCAAGATTCTGGCGGAAATATTCATAACAAAATAAAGGCGAAAGGGACATATAAAGCCAGCGGAACGAATAAATGGACTGACGAATTAAAGGTTGGCGATGAAGTCATATTAAACGAATTTAAGAATCAGAAAAAGTTTTATTTGGTAGACAAAGCTTATTATTATAAGGCAGGTGAGTAG
- a CDS encoding major capsid protein, producing the protein MLSDIQLKLMALFAVVQPKVQTHYLDRFGNANPEYMSDNETILLKDLNDYLVEASIIERGSEIPFIKVNGMESMAITPDIVAASYELKPIMNNGTATFINGQMIDPQKYQEDRLLLKLKNAILKTKEKMAANAFLQGKYIQANSQTEIDFKFDRAIAKDAKKIDNWVTFFFDIIDDYERKNGVMPDRIELGRTLFDKLIKNNEFIEIAKAYSNSIGLSADEKQVYLDLLGQRISKLRTAQDFNGEDIATDNMIYLSNDNALVPVYAALEAVDATGKPFVFVGQEILDETAANKETARAKMFCKSAFAPVVAIKDFIVRYEISNTDSIAIVPNSK; encoded by the coding sequence ATGTTAAGTGATATTCAATTAAAATTAATGGCATTATTTGCCGTAGTGCAGCCGAAAGTGCAAACGCACTACTTGGATAGATTTGGAAATGCGAACCCAGAATATATGAGTGATAATGAAACTATTCTTTTGAAAGATTTAAATGATTATTTAGTAGAAGCAAGTATTATTGAAAGAGGCAGTGAAATTCCTTTCATAAAGGTAAACGGAATGGAAAGTATGGCAATTACGCCTGATATTGTAGCTGCTTCTTATGAATTAAAACCTATTATGAATAATGGAACTGCAACATTTATTAACGGACAAATGATTGATCCTCAAAAATATCAAGAGGATAGATTACTTTTAAAATTAAAAAATGCAATTTTAAAAACTAAGGAAAAAATGGCTGCAAACGCCTTCTTACAAGGAAAGTATATTCAAGCAAACTCACAAACTGAAATTGATTTTAAATTTGATAGAGCGATTGCAAAAGATGCTAAAAAAATTGATAACTGGGTTACTTTTTTCTTTGATATAATTGATGATTACGAAAGAAAAAATGGAGTAATGCCAGACAGAATTGAGTTGGGGAGAACTTTATTTGATAAATTAATTAAAAATAATGAATTTATTGAGATTGCAAAAGCTTATTCAAATTCAATCGGGCTGTCTGCTGACGAAAAACAAGTTTATTTAGATTTATTAGGACAAAGAATTTCTAAATTGAGAACAGCTCAAGACTTTAATGGTGAAGATATAGCAACTGACAATATGATTTATTTGTCAAATGATAATGCCTTAGTTCCTGTATATGCAGCACTTGAAGCAGTAGATGCAACAGGAAAGCCTTTTGTATTTGTTGGGCAGGAAATACTAGATGAAACAGCTGCTAATAAAGAGACTGCAAGAGCTAAAATGTTTTGTAAATCAGCATTTGCACCAGTAGTTGCTATTAAAGATTTTATTGTAAGATACGAAATTTCTAATACAGATAGTATTGCTATTGTGCCTAATTCAAAATAG
- a CDS encoding phage tail fiber protein, producing MSGFTLGAKAKILNTLFEGKTYYAGLLTAVTTGENGKENATELVSASYARRTINFASTSSNETSNVASVKFPEAREDWGRIIGIGIYDSLTGGNLINFATFDARDEVIIYALMQYEIAKNFYVIGFRN from the coding sequence ATGAGCGGATTCACATTAGGGGCAAAAGCTAAAATATTGAATACACTGTTTGAAGGCAAAACATATTATGCTGGGCTTTTGACAGCAGTTACAACGGGAGAAAATGGAAAAGAAAATGCTACAGAGCTTGTTTCAGCTTCGTATGCCAGAAGAACTATAAACTTTGCTTCAACTTCATCAAACGAAACAAGCAACGTGGCTTCTGTGAAATTTCCTGAAGCAAGGGAAGATTGGGGGCGTATTATAGGAATTGGAATATATGATTCATTGACTGGTGGAAATTTAATAAATTTTGCTACTTTTGACGCAAGAGATGAGGTAATAATTTACGCTTTAATGCAGTATGAAATAGCAAAAAACTTTTATGTGATAGGATTTAGAAATTAA
- a CDS encoding baseplate J/gp47 family protein: MVTREDIDVYEEDINELVNNIFNGSFMSKYSDVVGSFSADIVRAFSTELIVQQKLYEEMSKSYGISTAEGIYLDSICSEDYIFRKKATAATGTVRVHGISGTSIENGMVVGSNNCTYTIIETKIVAYKSTGTIGYSDVNVVANIAGEVGNCGIGEINKFLGNYAGLEKVENLNNISNGSNQETDEELRERRRKILSSPSVNYNANMIREMILANFENIKKLRIIPRWNGKGTAKIIGIGKSDIKLKDEELNAIKAYLDNEIITDAKFTVKTIKEKSISLTFEAILNKEYNEQSAIELTKSTLNQVFLDKLFEENRIYYAEVIDKLLEIKAFKKISNIDINNTKEDIILEDEDLISVLNITLKTLD; encoded by the coding sequence ATGGTTACAAGGGAAGATATAGATGTTTACGAGGAAGATATAAACGAACTTGTCAATAATATTTTTAACGGAAGTTTTATGAGCAAGTATAGTGATGTTGTTGGAAGTTTTTCAGCGGATATTGTAAGGGCGTTTTCAACGGAACTGATTGTACAACAGAAGCTATATGAGGAAATGTCAAAAAGTTATGGCATTTCAACTGCTGAAGGTATATATCTTGATAGTATTTGTAGCGAAGATTATATTTTTAGAAAAAAAGCAACTGCTGCAACTGGAACTGTTAGAGTTCACGGAATAAGCGGGACATCAATTGAAAACGGAATGGTGGTTGGGAGCAATAACTGTACATACACTATCATAGAAACCAAAATAGTGGCATATAAATCAACAGGAACAATTGGCTATAGTGATGTTAATGTAGTTGCAAATATAGCCGGAGAAGTAGGAAATTGCGGAATAGGAGAAATAAATAAATTTTTGGGAAATTATGCAGGACTTGAAAAGGTTGAAAATCTTAATAATATTTCAAACGGATCAAATCAAGAAACTGATGAGGAGTTGCGAGAACGCAGGAGAAAGATATTATCTAGTCCAAGTGTGAATTATAATGCAAATATGATAAGAGAAATGATATTAGCCAATTTTGAAAATATCAAAAAATTAAGAATAATTCCGAGATGGAATGGCAAGGGGACAGCTAAGATTATTGGAATCGGCAAATCAGATATAAAACTAAAAGATGAAGAGCTGAATGCGATAAAAGCGTATTTGGATAATGAAATTATAACGGATGCCAAATTTACGGTAAAAACTATCAAAGAGAAAAGTATAAGTCTTACATTTGAAGCTATATTAAACAAGGAATACAATGAGCAAAGTGCAATTGAACTTACAAAAAGTACTTTAAATCAAGTGTTTTTAGATAAATTATTTGAAGAGAATAGAATTTATTATGCGGAAGTAATTGATAAGTTGTTAGAAATAAAAGCATTTAAGAAAATTTCAAATATAGATATTAATAACACTAAAGAGGATATTATATTGGAAGATGAAGATTTAATAAGTGTTTTAAATATAACGCTGAAAACTTTAGATTAA
- a CDS encoding phage tail sheath C-terminal domain-containing protein — MNGSPKFVLEIEERAGTAIARSEQGVVGVVLFDSTKDTEKHVYASRGDVLQTDWDNDNYNLLKDLAFVGSPYKVIVRRVKEDARDSVKITDILSDLENDVDSIVIPKATESETDDLISYAKSRHNTELGKLALDFNQAHFFTFVASDKVPDHHAIINNGITGAVVNGHEYSDKEFALAIASLEAGCPISRSITNMKMGFLDKCDIPAEPGKITKKGKIAVSVQRDDSGISYYVINRGVTSFITPDTKKQRRFSKVKVVRSLFIITEDLKKSWNDYKGARLNGYLNKMAFLNAVNAYTQSLMNQGILDPDYSNTFDIDIEQHKLYLMTEKGISRDEVDKMSEARLRRINTVDVVYARCDELMPLDCMEDFYGKAIIQS, encoded by the coding sequence ATGAATGGAAGTCCAAAATTTGTTTTGGAAATTGAAGAAAGAGCAGGAACAGCAATAGCAAGAAGTGAACAGGGCGTTGTTGGTGTGGTACTGTTCGATAGCACGAAAGACACAGAAAAACACGTCTATGCCAGCAGAGGAGACGTATTGCAGACAGACTGGGATAATGACAATTACAATCTTTTGAAAGATTTGGCATTTGTAGGAAGTCCATATAAGGTTATAGTTCGTAGAGTGAAAGAAGACGCTAGAGATAGCGTAAAAATAACTGACATATTAAGTGATTTAGAAAATGATGTTGACAGCATTGTTATACCAAAAGCTACCGAAAGTGAGACAGATGATTTAATTAGCTATGCAAAAAGTCGGCATAATACAGAACTTGGTAAATTGGCTTTAGACTTTAATCAGGCACATTTTTTTACGTTTGTAGCAAGCGATAAAGTGCCAGATCATCACGCTATTATAAATAATGGAATAACAGGAGCAGTTGTAAATGGGCATGAATACAGTGATAAGGAATTTGCGTTGGCTATAGCAAGTCTAGAGGCAGGATGTCCTATTTCAAGAAGTATTACAAATATGAAAATGGGATTCTTGGATAAATGTGATATTCCAGCAGAACCAGGTAAAATTACAAAAAAAGGTAAAATTGCGGTTAGCGTTCAACGTGACGACAGCGGTATTAGCTACTATGTAATTAATCGTGGAGTTACTTCATTTATAACACCTGACACAAAAAAACAGCGTAGATTTAGTAAAGTTAAAGTTGTAAGAAGTTTATTTATAATTACTGAAGACTTGAAAAAATCTTGGAATGACTATAAAGGTGCGAGATTAAATGGTTATTTAAATAAAATGGCTTTTTTGAATGCGGTTAATGCTTATACTCAAAGCCTTATGAACCAGGGAATACTTGATCCAGATTATTCAAATACTTTTGATATTGATATAGAACAGCACAAACTTTATTTAATGACAGAAAAAGGTATATCAAGAGATGAAGTGGATAAAATGAGTGAAGCAAGATTGCGTAGAATTAATACGGTTGATGTTGTTTATGCAAGATGTGATGAATTAATGCCGCTTGATTGTATGGAAGATTTTTATGGAAAAGCGATAATTCAAAGTTAG
- a CDS encoding XkdQ/YqbQ family protein: MKIIVTDPDEKRYDLTSIVKDNIQLSSSIENITAQMEFELAYNYRENMQYHTIDLDKGAYFVELYDNADTLIFQGIIPKISVNNKGPKFTAYDPSFYISRISEIFQFDKLPAGECVTKMLKEFDMPVGTIENCDVKIDEYYYKETIADIIKKIIETIKEDKGENWHFYFKDNAFHFVKRNSDKYLDGETQPKEYQVYVGNGYVNIFNFIKDASYTSSFENMKNSIIVVDGDDEKMNKVDTAKDNENIKKYGLLQYVVKQEKNNQDKSAKKGRSKDKNNKKDGKGKKEDKNNKGKKTKNSKRNKNTAKKGKK; this comes from the coding sequence ATGAAAATAATCGTAACAGATCCTGATGAGAAAAGATATGATTTAACAAGTATTGTAAAAGATAATATACAACTTTCAAGCAGTATTGAAAATATAACGGCTCAAATGGAATTTGAACTGGCTTACAATTACAGAGAAAATATGCAATATCATACGATTGACTTGGATAAGGGGGCTTATTTTGTAGAACTCTATGATAACGCTGATACATTAATATTTCAAGGTATTATCCCTAAAATTAGTGTTAATAATAAAGGTCCTAAATTTACAGCATACGATCCAAGTTTTTATATATCACGTATTTCTGAAATATTTCAATTTGATAAACTTCCAGCAGGAGAATGTGTAACAAAAATGCTCAAAGAGTTTGATATGCCTGTTGGAACTATAGAAAACTGTGATGTGAAAATAGATGAGTATTATTATAAGGAAACTATTGCAGATATAATAAAAAAAATTATAGAAACAATAAAAGAGGATAAAGGTGAAAACTGGCATTTTTATTTTAAGGACAATGCTTTTCATTTTGTCAAAAGAAATAGTGATAAATACTTGGATGGAGAAACACAGCCCAAAGAATATCAAGTATATGTTGGAAATGGATATGTAAATATTTTTAACTTTATTAAAGACGCAAGCTATACATCAAGTTTTGAAAATATGAAAAATAGCATAATTGTAGTTGATGGTGATGATGAAAAAATGAATAAGGTTGATACAGCGAAAGATAACGAAAATATTAAAAAATATGGATTATTGCAGTATGTTGTCAAACAGGAGAAAAATAATCAAGATAAATCAGCTAAAAAAGGTAGAAGCAAGGATAAGAATAATAAAAAAGATGGAAAAGGTAAGAAAGAAGATAAAAATAATAAAGGTAAAAAAACAAAAAATTCAAAACGCAACAAAAATACAGCTAAGAAAGGCAAAAAATAA
- a CDS encoding phage tail tube protein codes for MDIFKANQVISGSHGTLMIDGQVFAEVSEVKIETKIERKEVWLPGGQKGEKIVGASGEGTIKRYKLNSNWFKKFTKLAKGNEVYFELYFQIDDPDVAGAEAIRITDCWNKDGFSLEAKRGEEMNEELKIGYLPINLKAVELI; via the coding sequence ATGGATATATTTAAGGCAAATCAGGTAATTTCTGGCTCACATGGTACTCTTATGATTGATGGACAGGTATTTGCAGAAGTATCTGAGGTGAAAATAGAAACAAAAATAGAAAGGAAAGAAGTATGGCTTCCTGGAGGACAAAAAGGAGAAAAAATTGTTGGAGCTAGTGGAGAAGGCACTATTAAAAGATACAAGTTGAATTCAAACTGGTTTAAAAAGTTTACGAAATTAGCTAAAGGAAATGAGGTATATTTTGAATTGTATTTCCAAATAGATGATCCTGATGTAGCAGGAGCGGAAGCTATAAGAATTACTGATTGCTGGAATAAGGACGGATTTTCTTTGGAAGCTAAGCGTGGAGAAGAAATGAATGAAGAGCTAAAAATTGGATATCTTCCAATAAATCTTAAAGCTGTTGAGTTAATTTAG
- a CDS encoding phage tail tape measure protein yields the protein MADNVIAIQVNVDGIESAISHFNSLSESFGKLAQGAQQDTSGNETLQNSLESVANAVKEATSGNDELENSLSEVANAANEAGDDVEKLGDSNTKASESADKLSESSKKAADGAEDLGKSSDKTAEAFEKLNTLGRDVGETLSKSLGNKIPDTISKIGSKFSGLISPLKKVGEAGKKAFSFLTESIGGNIGKFTGKMKEIAKASAEAGASGGGIGAMSTALKGLAGLATGPVGAAILAIGALTAATAGFGVKALKASGEFQKGMNMVYTMLPNASQQTKDKLGKDVLDLSEKYGKAAENISESMYQALSAGVSTNDVRGFLNVAQQATIASGLNDTAIAVDGISSVVNAFGAKNISAKKASDLMFTAVRKGKTTFGEMAGSIAQVSPIASSLGVQFSDLTAVVATMTAKGTPTSETMTQMKAAFSEFSKSSSKASQEFKKATGKSFKDFIAQGGNLQTAMQALDQHAQKSGKNINEFFGSVEAGSFALSVTGKNAGAFAENMKEMQNSDGATEQAFKQMNQGIGPSMERMKASMARGMIEAGQAITPMASQMVQGIEGAFPAIGSAFASIGQSFLPLISGWASSISGFFQTIQSNGSQFSAMFQGIGNVLTAVFSFIGASISITGAIFNAVFGIIINLLGSFMSAAGLAGSQGQNFASTISGAFSTIASVVGGALQFIMPLLTGLAQIIGGVLGGAVKGIIDTFLFFGKIISKVGGFFKKLFGKDDAKQATEAINEVKKGMEELNNEAAKPTEKQVDINAQINTQMAQMGANGQLAGMSMQQVPQVATPAQPQTIKLDPTAKVPIDPASLSNTQMKIDPSAFSNVQQAVQQVSSDIKGNPQDATRNSLLGELKAEMSALKAEMAATKSAIVGKLGEVVGAIHAIKINVNVPAAPSGDAIANKIAASLQKG from the coding sequence ATGGCGGATAATGTTATAGCAATACAGGTAAATGTAGATGGAATAGAAAGTGCTATATCTCATTTTAATTCGTTATCCGAAAGTTTTGGAAAACTAGCACAGGGAGCACAACAAGATACAAGTGGTAACGAAACTTTGCAAAATAGCTTGGAAAGTGTAGCGAATGCTGTTAAGGAAGCAACTAGCGGAAATGATGAACTAGAAAATAGCTTAAGTGAAGTTGCGAACGCTGCAAATGAAGCTGGGGATGATGTAGAAAAATTAGGCGACAGTAACACCAAGGCTTCTGAAAGTGCTGATAAATTATCTGAAAGTTCTAAAAAGGCGGCAGATGGTGCTGAGGATTTAGGTAAGAGTAGTGATAAAACAGCAGAAGCCTTTGAGAAATTGAACACGCTTGGAAGAGATGTGGGAGAAACACTATCAAAATCTTTAGGTAATAAAATACCAGATACTATAAGTAAAATCGGGAGTAAATTTAGTGGATTGATTAGTCCGTTGAAAAAAGTGGGAGAGGCTGGTAAAAAGGCTTTTTCTTTTTTAACTGAAAGTATAGGCGGTAATATAGGCAAATTCACAGGGAAAATGAAAGAAATTGCAAAGGCTTCAGCTGAAGCGGGTGCCAGTGGCGGCGGAATAGGTGCAATGAGTACAGCATTAAAAGGATTAGCAGGACTTGCAACTGGTCCTGTTGGGGCAGCGATTCTTGCTATAGGAGCACTTACTGCCGCTACAGCAGGATTTGGTGTAAAAGCATTAAAGGCTTCAGGGGAATTCCAAAAAGGGATGAATATGGTTTATACAATGTTGCCTAATGCTTCGCAACAAACTAAAGACAAATTAGGTAAAGATGTACTGGATTTATCCGAAAAGTATGGGAAAGCAGCTGAAAATATATCAGAGTCAATGTATCAGGCTCTTTCTGCTGGAGTCTCCACTAATGACGTAAGAGGTTTTTTGAATGTTGCACAACAAGCAACAATAGCATCTGGATTGAATGATACGGCAATCGCTGTAGATGGAATAAGCTCGGTTGTAAATGCCTTTGGTGCTAAAAATATAAGTGCCAAAAAAGCAAGTGATTTAATGTTTACAGCTGTGCGAAAGGGTAAAACTACTTTTGGTGAAATGGCTGGAAGTATAGCTCAAGTATCACCAATTGCCAGTAGCTTAGGTGTTCAATTTAGTGATTTGACAGCAGTAGTGGCAACTATGACAGCAAAAGGGACGCCAACAAGTGAAACAATGACACAGATGAAAGCGGCATTCAGTGAATTTTCTAAAAGTTCATCTAAGGCTTCACAGGAATTCAAAAAAGCAACAGGAAAATCATTTAAAGATTTTATAGCACAAGGTGGAAATTTACAGACTGCAATGCAAGCGTTAGATCAGCATGCACAAAAAAGTGGTAAAAATATTAACGAATTTTTTGGAAGCGTAGAAGCTGGGTCTTTTGCATTGTCTGTTACTGGGAAAAACGCAGGAGCTTTTGCAGAAAATATGAAAGAAATGCAAAATTCCGATGGTGCTACTGAACAGGCATTTAAACAGATGAATCAAGGCATAGGTCCATCGATGGAAAGAATGAAGGCTTCAATGGCTAGAGGTATGATAGAAGCAGGGCAAGCAATAACTCCAATGGCTTCTCAAATGGTTCAAGGGATTGAAGGAGCTTTTCCAGCAATAGGCTCAGCTTTTGCAAGCATAGGGCAATCTTTTTTGCCTCTTATAAGTGGCTGGGCTAGTAGTATCAGTGGATTTTTTCAGACTATACAGTCAAACGGAAGTCAGTTTAGTGCAATGTTTCAAGGAATTGGCAACGTATTGACAGCTGTATTTTCTTTTATTGGTGCTTCAATATCAATTACAGGAGCGATATTTAATGCTGTTTTTGGGATTATCATTAACTTGTTAGGTAGTTTTATGAGTGCCGCTGGACTTGCTGGCTCACAGGGTCAGAATTTTGCAAGTACAATTTCAGGGGCTTTTAGTACAATAGCAAGTGTTGTAGGTGGTGCACTGCAATTTATAATGCCGCTTTTAACAGGTTTAGCACAAATAATCGGAGGAGTGCTTGGTGGTGCGGTAAAGGGAATTATAGATACATTTTTATTTTTTGGAAAAATTATTTCGAAAGTTGGCGGATTCTTTAAAAAATTATTTGGAAAAGATGACGCAAAACAAGCTACTGAAGCAATAAATGAAGTAAAAAAAGGAATGGAAGAATTGAACAATGAAGCTGCGAAACCAACTGAAAAACAAGTTGACATAAATGCTCAAATTAACACCCAAATGGCTCAAATGGGGGCAAACGGACAACTTGCAGGTATGAGTATGCAACAAGTACCTCAAGTAGCAACACCTGCACAGCCCCAAACTATAAAATTAGATCCAACGGCAAAAGTTCCTATTGATCCAGCTAGTCTGTCAAATACCCAAATGAAAATTGATCCATCAGCGTTTAGCAATGTTCAACAAGCAGTTCAACAAGTTAGCAGTGACATTAAAGGTAATCCACAAGATGCTACTAGAAACAGTTTGCTTGGTGAATTGAAAGCAGAAATGAGTGCGCTGAAAGCAGAAATGGCGGCAACTAAAAGTGCTATTGTTGGAAAATTAGGAGAAGTTGTGGGAGCAATCCATGCTATAAAAATTAATGTGAATGTACCTGCTGCTCCAAGTGGAGATGCAATAGCGAATAAAATTGCGGCAAGTTTGCAGAAAGGATAG
- a CDS encoding DUF2313 domain-containing protein, with protein sequence MVKNVHQKSVEYIKDNFNISELSNFYVKDFVNDGRNNDFALIKSNPKVANFVKHTNKLSEMTVSELLNYKVSDFSFFIGLDDYVNFTQKITEKKFPLIFSYDNDYADVIYNLAKNDYYNSMINSLPGIFRNSNLIQDVFHFADLELKSLEFIIGTLVKNRRFITARNEVLEEFEEHYKLISSKNLSTIFKINRIISKRILRRVTTLQNFKDTMKLYFIYNDNVTIMNDKNNFQYTVDFRSSTVDKEYLNYWLELIYEVIPIWYDIKIVY encoded by the coding sequence ATGGTAAAAAATGTACACCAGAAGTCAGTTGAATATATAAAAGATAATTTTAATATAAGCGAATTATCAAATTTCTATGTAAAAGATTTCGTAAATGATGGTAGAAATAATGATTTTGCTTTAATCAAAAGCAATCCTAAAGTAGCAAATTTTGTGAAACATACAAATAAATTATCTGAAATGACAGTATCAGAATTATTAAATTATAAAGTGAGTGATTTTTCATTTTTCATTGGATTGGATGATTATGTAAACTTTACACAAAAAATTACTGAAAAAAAGTTCCCGTTAATTTTTTCATACGACAATGATTATGCTGATGTTATATACAATCTTGCTAAAAATGATTACTACAACAGTATGATAAATTCCCTTCCGGGAATATTCAGAAATTCAAATCTTATACAAGATGTATTTCATTTTGCGGATCTTGAATTAAAATCACTGGAATTTATAATTGGAACATTAGTAAAAAACAGAAGATTTATAACGGCAAGAAATGAAGTCTTAGAAGAGTTTGAAGAACATTATAAATTAATATCAAGTAAAAATTTATCAACAATTTTTAAAATAAACAGAATCATTTCCAAACGTATTTTAAGGCGCGTAACCACTTTACAGAATTTCAAAGATACAATGAAACTATATTTTATCTATAACGACAATGTAACAATAATGAATGATAAAAATAATTTTCAGTACACTGTAGATTTTCGTTCTAGTACTGTAGATAAAGAATATTTAAATTACTGGCTGGAATTGATTTATGAAGTTATACCAATCTGGTACGACATAAAAATTGTATATTAA